From the genome of Papaver somniferum cultivar HN1 unplaced genomic scaffold, ASM357369v1 unplaced-scaffold_21, whole genome shotgun sequence:
ATTGATGTGAAATCTGTCGAGATAGACGGTGAAATTGTCCCCATAAATAAAGAATTGTTGTCCATTAACAAGAAAAATGGAGTTGGAGGAACAAAACTTAGCACTATAGTTCCTTTCACTGTTATGGAGACATCAATATACAAGGCTTTCACCAGTATTTATATAAAGAGAGCTAAAGCTATGAATTTTCTCAGGGTTGCTTCGGTTGTGCCTTTCAGTGTTTGTTTTAATGCATCTACAATGCCTACGGGAGTGGGAGCAATAACTTTTTCTATACCAAAGGTGGATCTTGTCTTGCCCAACAAATTGAGATGGCAGATGACTCGGCCAGATAATGTTTTGGTGCATCTTCCGGGTAATTTGGTGGCGTGTTTGGCATTTGCAGATGGTGGTGCAAAACCGAGGACTTCAATTGTTATTGGTGGAAAGCAGTTGCTATACACCGTTCTACAATTCGATATTCCAAGATCAAGATTAGGATTCAGTGCAGGGCTTCAAGTCTGATCAGGTTCAAGTCCCAAACCTTCAAAATCATGTGGCATATCAACCGTGCTCATTGTTAAAGTAGATAAATGCTGTTTATATATTGTGCAGGGCTTCAAATCTTCACACTTGTCGAACAAGTATAGATTATAGCTTAAATGTATCCAATCTTAAGACATTTGCCTCAATATATCATCAGTTTACGTTTAACTATTTAATACAGGTTTCAGTGAAGATAAAACAATGATCCTGTCAGGCATGACATTTTGTAGTTCAAAGAAACATAAGGACTTTCTCAGCACATAATCATAATAGACATTGGAGACCATAATCATAATAGTAGACATTAAATTCTTCTTTCCATTAATCACATCCTCGATACCATGAATCAAAATTTTTATTTAATCTCACCCAAGTAACCTCGTTCATTCCGCCTTTGACTTTACCGGTTCGAGGAAAAAAACCTGGAACCTATTTCCCCTTTCCCATTCTTCGTCTCTCCCGGTCTCTCCCTCCTTTATTCCCCTCTCTTTCTCTGCTAAGCCATAGACAAAACCACCATCGTCCTTGGTTCCATCTCCACCATCATCGTGTTTCTGGTTCTCTTCCATGAAGACCACCAACATAGTTATGTACTTTATTATTTGTGTAATTTGCTTAAATTTCTTTCGATGATCTATGGATTAAAGGTGTTTATCCGACTCGGTTATTGTTTTGAAGTTTACGGTCAGTCGGATTATATACACTTTGATTTTATACCATTAAATTCTTCTTTCCATTAACTCATCGGACGAAATAAGGCTGGTGTGCAGAGAACCAAACCGTTTCTGGAACCTAAAAGGTAAAGAGTTTTATCTACTAGTTGATTTAAGAATCTAAAAGAAAACCGATATATATCGTGAATGTAAATCAGGAAATGCACATTTGTATGTTCTTTGATGTTCACCTACAGGTAAAGGAACGTCATGAACAAAACCCCATGGGAGGGATGAAACGTTGAGTTTATACCATTTGTtaagaaaactagggtttgacaGAATTGAAAACCAGACCTTTGAAACGCATTTGAATCTGAAGATTGAATCAAGAGTAAGTCGGAGAAAGATTTCATACCAAATATCATCTGTTAAATACTTTCGATTGACTCTCTTAGTTGAACAATTCTCCATTGATAATTTGATATTAGTTTCTTGTAATTTTTGCTGTGAGGAGAGGGATGATGAGTTGGGAATCTTAATACGCCCTTTTTTCCTATAATGCTGCAACCTTTTACATCAGCTAGGTGGTTCAACAGTATCAAGAAGTTCACACGTGACTTAACTAATGggctttttattttgttatttaggGGTGACCATTTGTCCTCAAATTCGCAGATTCGATCCGGACCAAGCGCATTTTTGGACCAAACCCATTTTTTCAAATGGGTATCCAAACTGTTCACTCGATTGGATGCGGACGTAATTTTTAATATCCAACAGATTTAAATTGGGTATGGTGAAGTCTTAAAGTTTTAATTATAAGAAAATTTTATTGGATTATCCGCATCTAATCCGTCTATCCGtacatccattggatgcaaaccCGTTGGATGATTGGATGCAGATGTCAAATTCGAAATCTGTAGGGAATtgaattggatgcggatgagatgAAGGTTGATACATACCATCCCATGTTCACCCTAGTTTTTTGTCTATTCGGTCCTTTTGTTTTTCGTACTTATAAATATTATATAGAATGGGCCCACACTTATCCTTATGTCACACGCCCATTTAATcgtctaaaattttcatgggacatgaccggtaATGATTGTGGTTTAGTGACTCAACATCACCCAAAATCATTCacccttgcatacttgcatcaaagtacgcatctgcctCCACTCATAAGGCTTTGCACAACGGaagacttttcttctttctctctaactcttcatgtccccataagcataagaggttcttccATGTACATAACCAATTCTCACACAACATCATCAATATAATGAACACAAAGATTACTGCAACAAactcattttattgcactaaaggaagattacaaactcGTCCATTACATGGACcaaaaacaggccattcaccctcttggtgaatgcctaaaactctCTCTAACATGAGACTAACTCTGCTATGTAAGCCTACTGATTTTTCTCactccttaggactatttatacaacaaactCACTAGCCAAAACCGTGCAAACACTTGCACACGCATGGAACAGCATGTGTCTCATCAGGTAGTTTCCTTAACCGCCAGCTTGCTTTTCCAACttccaccttttgtgttgtcaagcCAACAGATGCCACAtctgttcttggtggttatgagCACTCCACATGGTTATAAACTCACTTTATAACCGTTCTATCTTGTCTCACTTCATTGGCATGCTTGCAAAGACCATAACCAACttgtaaccgtcacttgagccgtattgcacaACTGTTGTGCTTTACTGAATTCTGCCTCGCTCGAACACCCATCCATCTTGGCCCTGCATGCTTATCACTCTAAGCTAATGCACGGACAATCCCTATGCTTCAAACATCGACGACAACTCGttaagctcactctagttactcaggcgtcatatatgcttcacttcgccaattagcttgacaacagtaatgcaactcttgcattaccaacttgtttgcattgttcaagATTTGGCCATCCTTGAACTAATGCCATAAACCAACTCTTGATCTATACTTAACTCTTGCATCATTCTTGagcttgggccaactcaattaCATGGATATGCATCGATGCAAACATCGCATGCTGCATCTATCAACTTTGGCCATGTCTTGCCAATccttcaatgaagcttcattgtgtcagcCAATAAGCTTCATCACTTAGCCAAATGTATTTACAATGTAGTGCTGCACTTGCACTACATTGGCCCTGTGGGTTTATGCAATTCTCGACACTTGACAGTCTATACAGTAATACCGCTATTATGGCTTGCGTTGCGCTATTACAGCTTACGTTGCGCTATTATGGCTTCGCATTGCACCATTACGGCGGAGTACTGatttggcctgcaactctgtaacgcgtaatCATTGTGCGTCACTTGCAGTACCGTAAcagacctcccccacctaatccgttcaacACCCTCGTTGAACGCAATCAAGTATACTCGTTATACTTGTCCTTGGCCTTGTACGCTTCTGAGCCCTTCTCAGAAATCAGCAAACTTTGTTTGACCTTCATTTTTGCCAAAACTTTTATGCCTAGTACCAAATGCCATCACTTAGCTTACTGCCTTGCCATTGATCCTACTGACTTGTATTGTTGTTGTCACGTTGATCAGGCGTTCTAACTCCCTCTACAATCGCATATCAACACCCAAATGCAACTTGGAAATTCCTCTTGCCAACTCCTTGAATTAGACTTGAATTTCAGTTGAATCATTTGCGCCTAAGTGTACGCAAGCAATAATTCTTCCCTATTGATTACACTGATCATTGCCATTGTCTTATGCCTTCATTTTCCGACTTTAGTTGCACCACGCAACATAACAGGACTTATACAAGACTTGGCTTCaattcttcaatcatatgcgccTATGCTAAATTATGCTATGCCTTAAGGTATGCACTCTATGATTTCATACCACTCTTGGTATGCGCCACAATCCATAACCTTTGCTACACTTTGCAAACTTCGAGACTTTcactagatttggcctccaaatcatgTTGCAATCTTCACCTTCTTAGACTTGCATCATTTGTATGTCAAAGAACTTGCACCTTGCTGTTCTTTTCTTGTATTGTCGCAACATCAcgattgaaatgcatgactttggtatagtcatgacttaggatacccCTGACATCAGACCGTCTTTTTAGACCATGCATCCTCTTCACGCGCTTTTAAAACCAGCACtttaagcatcacttgctctTTCAAACTGCTATGTTTTAATGTggcggaaaaacaacatcatgttcttccaaaCAATGAgttgatggacttacatcttcattatTGCTGCGTTACTCCATGCTATCGCTGCCAAATGCCTTCGCACTTCCAAATAACTCTCAACAacaaactcgactatgccaccaattcttctatttgcttctttcactttcagcgtcttctattgcatattttggcttaatatgtTGTGTAGCATCTCCCACGCGAACTAActttactttgaacgaaagaggcaagatctttcacttcaaataccctcattcactactaccttacatagagatacttcatttccaacaccaaggtccaatcgacccaaactgaaagtatgctcaaacttaagaaaatactcgcgccaactgattgcaacttgtaatacctaacaagccttgcaatactgacttcatcttCGCTTCTAAACAACAAAGTAAGTGAGACAACACCTACTGTCCCCAATGTAGCAATTCACTTTGCCACACGCACTCTTCCAACTGATGCTATCATgttgctttagctttcatgaagatttcttcaatAATGGCCACATGTCATCtttatgcatcaccactactttgtccttcttttCCGCATCCACAATTTGCCTAACTTGCATTTCTTCACGCATTATGCACTCTGACCATGCCAAAATCCCATTTTGCGCATGCTATTGTTTCATACATGCTATGCCAATTAGCACTCAAATCTTGACACAAtcttgtgcacctttgcacaactcgaacggacttaacttggtgatcctgagcatcaccatagagctcagCAAAGTCATATCACTCAATGACTTCCTCGGACAAATCCCTTGCACAATATTAACAAGGCCATAATCCTTGTAAATGAGGCGCCACTGCCTacgttccatgaagcaagaattccacattcttcttcaaacttggaactcatttttaatGCCCATGCACATCTGGTTTCTCTTGTCTTtccccttctccaaaatcaacttTGTAGCACTACTGATTTGTAGGTGACAAAAACATCcgcttgtggttatgatcaaatgcaggtctttgAACACCCTTTTCCAAGCATACTGATCCCACTCATAAACCAGGTGAAAACACACTCCTTGTGTGcatctagcatcaacgaagaaCTCTTTGCAAACGCAAGATCGTGGTGTATCGGTTTTCCCCTAACTTGCTCTTATTTCTTCAGCCTTTCGATAAGCTTTCTGCTATATAAGAATTGGCTTCCAATTCTCCTTTTATGGCATCACATTTCCACAAACATTGTTGGTTCGcaaccagactttgcattaccaccaaggtacatgcattcaaGAGAGATAACTATAATCTTCCATCAAATGGCTACAATGAAAACACCTTCAATCGAtcacatagacatgttcttcatctACTGTGCCACTGCAAAGGCCATCAACTTCTTTGAATTCAAGAATTTTCGCAAAATTCCCATTACAACTTGTAATGTACTCGCTACTGATAATACTACGACAGAATGCATTCCAAATGCATAATCTTCGCATACTTGTGAGACACGTGGACTTTaacacctgacttgcaccatagaagtcagcatactcCTTAGTTTTGTCATGCCTTCACTTGAAAACCCTATTTTCAATGATCCTTGCACgttcgtctaacactttgggcGGGAATTTGgacacctttgtcataaactttcatgACCTGCTACTACATCAAGCTTCAAAGTTCCttccaattgatctttccacacaagaccaacttcttctagtctccgtactagtgaaacccaaacaattcttcactgaatttgacaaacaaatgacaccaacttgagtaaaagagagaaaaatcaacaAACTGTGTCCCCTAACACAACTCTGATACCAGCTGTCacacgcccatttaatcgcctcaaATTTTCATGGGATATGACCGGAAATGATTGTGGTTTAGTGACTCAACATCACCCAAAATCATTcatccttgcatacttgcatcaaaatACGCATTTGCTTTCACTCATAAGGCTTTGCACAAcgaaagtcttttcttctttctctctaacacttcatgcccccataagcataagaggttctgccatgtacttaaccaattatcacacaacatcagcaacatgatgaatacaaagattactacaacaaacccattttattgcactaaaggaagattacaaaactcgtccatcacatggaccaaaaacaggtcattcaccctcttggtgaatgcctaaaactctCTCTAACATGAGAATAACTCTCCTATGTAAGCCTACTGATTTTTCCCACTCCTTAATACTATTTATACAGCAAACTCACTATCCAAAACCATGCACAACACTTGCACACGCATGGAACAACCATGTGTCCCATCAGGTAGTTTCCTTAACCGCCAGCTTGCTTTTCCAACttccaccttttgtgttgtcaagcCAACAGATGCCACAtctgttcttggtggttatgaacacTCCACATGGTTATAAACTCACTTTATAACCGTTCTATCTTGTCTCACTTCATTGGCATGCTTGCAAAGCCCGTAACCAACttgtaaccgtcacttgagccgtattgcacaACTGTTGTGCTTTACTGAATTCTGCCTCGCTCGAACACCCATCCATCTTGTCCCTGCATGATTATCACTCTAAGCTAATGCACGGACAATCCCTATGATTCAAACATCGAGGCCAAATCGttaagctcactctagttactcatgcgtcatatatgcttcacttcgccaattagcttgacaacagtaatgcaactcttgcattaccaacttgtttgcattgttcaagctttggacagccttgaactaatgccataGACCAGCTCTTGATCTATACTTCACTCTTGCATCATTCTTGagcttgggccaactcaattccatggatatgcatcgATGAAAACATCGCATGCTGCATCTGTCAACTTTGGCCATGTCTTGCCAATccttcaatgaagcttcattgtgtcggccaataagcttcatcacTTAGCCAAATGTATTTACAATGTAGTGCTGCACTTGCACTACATTGGCCCTGTGGGTTTATGCCATTCTCGACACTTGATAGTCTATACAGTAATACCGCTATTATGGCTTGCGTTGCGCTATTATATCTTACGTTGCGCTATTATGGCTTCGCATTGCACCATTATGGCGGagtactgacttggcctgcaactctatAACGCGTAATTATTGTGCGTCACTTGCAGTACCGTAACACCTTACCAGTTCTGAAGCCACCGAACCATGGTTTGTCGTATCTATTGGCATAGGCCCGTATATACTTATCTGTATTTTCGTACCTTTATAAGTATCTGCAAAGAGAGACTGTAAGTATTGTATCGATCTGTATCCATTGATACTGTACGATATTAATGGGTacggaaaaaaaaatatacacgTTAATTGATGCCCAATATCTTTATACTTTGAAGAAATTTTATTTATACACTCATGATTGAAGCAGATACACATCTGAAGAAAATGACAGTGAGGAAACCGAAAAGGAAAATAGAGGTGGAGGTGGAATTGGAAGAGGAAAAGGTCATACTATTAGTGAAGGTCATTTTGGCGACAACGTTCTTGAAAATCTTATTGGTACTCAAGATCAAGATCATTGTGCTAGAAAACATGATTTATATCTTTTAAAGCGCAACAAGTTAGCTTTATTAGCTAATCTTAAGTGTCAAGATAATGATACGCAATGTCATCATCCACGCGATGAATTGAAATCTGATAGTTCAAGAGAACAACATTCAATACCATTTGGTGATCAATCCTTTTAAAAAATGAAGGATCAGTGGAATGACGATCAATAGACTTAATATCAAATGCATCAGTGCGCACTTTT
Proteins encoded in this window:
- the LOC113339608 gene encoding basic 7S globulin-like, producing MSSTLELSEKKKAELDILVEIGKSWRRFRESLKWLSTHLRASKTCSIAWKSPVFESSERPITHSATKSELFSGVVTVQSSQVREPTSGAWIAGPNLTARGFAVSCGTTTSVLHGLAKGAKGLAGLGSSGLSLVSQFSASFQIPEIFVVYLSRSENGFIYFGNETYLVQTPLLVNPVYSQGASAATDSDYFIDVKSVEIDGEIVPINKELLSINKKNGVGGTKLSTIVPFTVMETSIYKAFTSIYIKRAKAMNFLRVASVVPFSVCFNASTMPTGVGAITFSIPKVDLVLPNKLRWQMTRPDNVLVHLPGNLVACLAFADGGAKPRTSIVIGGKQLLYTVLQFDIPRSRLGFSAGLQGFKSSHLSNKYTSEENDSEETEKENRGGGGIGRGKGHTISEGHFGDNVLENLIGTQDQDHCARKHDLYLLKRNKLALLANLKCQDNDTQCHHPRDELKSDSSREQHSIPFGDQSF